From the Salarias fasciatus chromosome 5, fSalaFa1.1, whole genome shotgun sequence genome, the window GCTTGTGCGTggctcagcagcaggaaatcCCAGTGGTCAGGGGGAGGCCTTTTCATTCTAGGTGTTTTAATTAAAGCCGTCTTACACACAGGAGAATGCTCATGTTTTCcattgcgcatgcgcagaggtTTGCAGGTAACCCAGTATTTGTACTTACTGGTAGGTACAGTTTTCAGGGATCTGTACTTTACtccagtatttatttttctgacaattttttacttttacaaCAGTGTATCTTTGCTTTCTGCCATCTGGGTCGTCACCTCTTGCACCCCCGAGATATGATTCAGAGTTACAGCGGAATTATCAAAGCAGGTGACGATAATAGATATCACTAATGAAGCTCCAGAAGTTCACACAGCTAAGAAGATTTAAGAAGCTTTATGTTGAATGAATAGGACATAGTGCAATTTCCGACACAAAAGTTGAATTTACTTATGAAAAGCTGGTGTATCACCACTTAGATGACATAACAGTAGTTatcatctgagtgtgtgtgcacatctgCATGCATGTACATACACATGACCCCTTACTACCATCACCACCACTACAAAAGGCTCCAGATGCCTTAAAAATGCATAGTGTAACAATAAAGTTAAAACATACTTTCATATTTTTGTACTTTTGCAAAcctgcactttttcttttttactgttctACATCTAATAACTCTTTTGTTTATAATGTCTCAGTTTATCGTGCATTGTCATGCCCGCAGTGTGCACTGACAGCCACATGACTTCTTGTTTGCAGGCCTTGAGAAAAACCGGCCTTCACCCATCAGACCCCCGTCTGAAGGACTGCATGGAGAAGATCCGGCGGGCCATGAGACTGTCTGTCGGCGAGGTGATGATGGACAAAGATCTGTTCCACAGGTTAGACAAGGAAGAGCGTGTTTACTCAACAACTGCATGACACTGTGTCTACAGCCTTTTCAACATGGGGTCTTTTCAGTTGGACTTCTACTTCCATGTGTGAACTGCTGGAAGTCATGGTGaccaaatcaaacaaacaaagaaattcTGAGATAACATTAACCATGAAATGCTCTTCAAGGTGAAACAATAGAGAcaatcatgcaaatatgacaaaaaaaaaaacagcttctctCTCATCACTAGTGCAGTCCACAGAGATTCTGCTGTTCATTGTAAATGTTTGACGGGCTGTAATGTACTCAGATGTGAAATGTGGTTTGTGCTACATGCTTTTCTAGTTAGAGAAACATAACTGCTGATGGCGACCTGTCGACAGATGTTTCAGTCAACACTTTGCTCAATGAATTGGACCCATGAGGTAAAAGCTAGACTGGGCTCCAGTACAATCAGTGATCATGGCGTGTAAATGGCCTGCACTTATAAAGTTATTTTTACCCTTAAGAGATAAAATACTTGACACATTTTCCACTATCAGTTCTCCTTAATTGCGGAAAAGCCTTTCTGTCGTCATTAACTCTATCCAAATGGTTATAGGAGAAATCTGCAATGCAGGGCTGCTAAAAGCTGCCTTTTGTCTTTCACAGCAAATTTGTTGAGTTTCGGTGCATTGGGATCGGTTTGCAGAAGTATCTCCAGGCTTGTATGAATAAGCTGTGAGTGCACTGGTTGGCAATTACCTCCgagtcctgtctcctcctccagtggcAGGAAGATTATTCAGCTGTCTTTGTTCTTAGATCTTTGTGTCTGACTGACGCAGTGTTAGTGACCTTCAGTCTATTCAGCTCATTGAATGAGAGGGTTACTTCTTTTAAATTAGAACTCACGTCTTAATCATAAACACTTGCCTAGAGGGTTGCAGTTTTATTTCCTTGTATTCCCTTGACAGACTCAAGAAGTATATATAAGAAAAGGGTTTTTACATGACTTGTGAGATTTATGTCCAACAGATCAATAAATGAAATGGAGGGAAGGAGATTTTTCAGGGAGATGTAATGGGAATTCTATGAGTTCATCAGGAATAAGCAGTTAAATTTTTCTGGTGATTATCGTGGCCTGCAGGGCTGTGCTGAACTTCCCAGCCCATCAGATTGCACTTGTGGCTCAGCACTGCTGCTCTCAcagtgtttagtttttttccgtGCAGCACCCGGCATGAGGCAGATGCCAGCACAAGACCAAACTATTTATAGTCTGACCTTCCAACAACAATCCATTTTAATGCAGGATTTGTTGACTTGCTGCATaattttccctctctctctttctctctctcttcttttgtctTATTTCTTCACTCTTCTTTAACACATGCTTCACATGACTGATGAAACTAATTTGAGGCAACTTTCTTTCCAAGATCACACTTCaagtttcatttgatttatttctgtatttgtttcTGAGGCAGTGGTTTTTATTGTGATGGATTATTTAGAATTTAATGTAACTGTTGCTCTCCATCTATATTAGCAGACCAAAATAATGATCCTTTATACTATATAATGCAACTTATTACCTTAACTTCTGAATTAAGTAGCCAttaatccattcatcttttgtTATACCGCTGAAATAATTGAGAAATCAACATAAACAGTGTTCTTCAGGTAGTCTAGTTTAACAGGTCTTGGCAAGAAAAGGCTTCAGCTTAAGCTAACAAGTGTACAGGCAGCCTGAAAGTGAGCTGCGAGTTACAAAATCTTCCTTTTCAAGTGCCTATCTGAAGAACTTGGCAGTGTCTGGGAGTGTGCATCAGTACATGACAGCATTATTTATGGTCATGTTGATCAAAGCAGAGGCCTGTCATTCAGCCTGAGAGCTGGCAGCTGCTGCCATCCACACGCGAGGCTGCAGGCGAAATACAATCgaaagtgtttcattttcagtaaatgCTCCTGAGTCACTCTGCATTgggttgccttttttttcttttctgtctcacaGGTGTGTTGGTGGAAACATTTTCCTGATGATGAAGGCCTTCAAAAAGAAGTTCATCATCCCAGAGTTTGAGGAGTttacaagaaaaataaatgaaatttacCAAACTGTGTCGAAAGAAAGTGATGGAAAGGTATTTTAGTGCTGGTTTTTTCGCTCGTACCTATTGAGTTGCAACTTTTTCATTGCTATGATTTTTCGGTATTTCACCAAGGTAATGCGATGTCCCTAATTTTAGCACTGATTGATAATGGCCTACTTTAAATTTATGGCGCTTCCTAATAATCTGCATGCAGTAAATTTTGCTACTTCATCTTTGTTCATCCTCCTTTAGAAAGGGGGAAATCACAGCCACATTGCGACTCTCGGCTAAATGTCTCTGGTTTCGccgtctgtctcctctgtggCCGCAGGTTGCAGACTACATTCCACAGCTGGCCAAGTTCAGCCCAGAGCTGTGGGGAGTTTCTTTGTGTACAGTGGATGGCCAGAGGTGAGAAagaattttccattttctttttccaggatCAATCCAGCATCTGCTTTTGAAATCTCAGTGACATGAAATTATCTTGAAAAAACCAGAAGGGTTTTCTTCCTTCATTCAAAGATCAATCAGTGTGATGCAAACAAAAGGTTCTGATCAATTTGTAAAGAATTCTCATTGTATTTCTGCTATTTATAACCAAAATCACTAGTTAAGTTTCAGGCCCTTGATTCCTTTTCCTATTTAATTATTACATCTTTTAATGAATAATTTAATTTTCCTTTCAAGTTCCATCTGTTTGCTTTATCACCAGATCTACATGAGATTTCactctttcacaataaaacacgtgaagtaaatctgtcAGTTCAGTGTCGCTTCAAGCATGATGTTTTCATGAAGGTCCAACATTTCTCTTTTCGATAGACACGCGGTGGGCGACACTAAGCAGCCGTTCTGCCTGCAGTCATGCGTGAAGCCCCTCCAGTATGCGATCGCAGTCCACGAATCAGGAACGGACGAGGTCCACCGCTATGTGGGCATGGAGCCCAGCGGTCTCAAATTCAACATGCTCTCACTGGACGATGAAGGTGTGTGAGACTCCGTTCCTCCCCACAGGACTGCAAAGGCTTCTGTCGCACTTCTATCAGTGTGTGGAAGTGACAATCCCCCAGATATGAGCAGACACATGTCTTGCCGCAGATTAAAGGCTTCTGCtttctctctatctatctactGTATATCAGGGCTGATTGTATTTATCACTCTGTAGAATGCGTTTTCCCTGAAAACATATTTCCCAATGGCAAATGTATTATACAATATATTATAAAGCACCATTCACATGCAAGGCAGTTCACAGTACTGtacaaggaaataaaggaaattcataaaaacaagcTGATTAAGATTATGTTATGTAATGGATTAAAACAAAGggattaagaaaataaaaattgtggTGAATACATAAAGTATTGGCATTATTAAGATActaaaaagaaactaaaatctGAATTCAAACtcaacaaacattttcagattccTCCTTTTAATATGATTTGATTTACTTTCAAACCAGCGCTGAATATTACTCATTGATTTTAATGGCATTCCTTTagtaagaagaaaaaacatttaatttaaggATGTGCAGTATATCCAgaccatgcttcacatgtatcAATGATTGATATCTGTAATGTCTTTTTAATTAAGTAGTTTCCCCTATATATTTGTGTGAATAATTTATGAAGCCGTCAGTCCAAGTCGGTCAGCTTATTGGTTTATTGATTGAATCAAGTACCTACTAGAGAGCCTTGTACAAACGGATTATTCAGATAACTTctcatcagctgtgtgtgttatCTTCCGATCAATTTCCCCAGATAAGCCTCATAACCCGATGGTGAACGCCGGAGCCATAGTGATCAGCTCTCTTATCAAGGTAAACAGGTGGAAATGGGAACAACTagttcagtcttttttttcttagataAAGTCAGTTTTAAAAGTGATTACTTTCGTACTGGGAGTCacataaatgtaaaattaaatcagtttaaatatatttatttgttatatTCATGACAGTAGTTTTAGATatttcttaattaaaaaaaaaaacttcaatttttGTGAAAACCAGGGACTGTTGGTGAATTAATCGCCACATTTAGACCCTTAGTACGCCGTTTATTGCTTGAGTCTGTTGCTTAAATTCCGGGGAGGGGATATACCATGAAGCAGCTGTCGCAAGCTAATGATAATACTTCACAACATCCATATATAAGAGCAGTTTCTCTGACTGCTTTTCCTCAAAAGACTCCAGCAGGAACAACAGGATCAACTGGAGGTCGTTTCACTCATGACTGCAGTGTTGTGTTGCGAAATCttcctgaggtgtgtgtgattcatAATCACCGCCTATCTTCCCTCGTGCTGTACCAGCTGATAATGGAATACTAAATTATGCAATCAGTTgtgcattcatgttttcatccgCACCGCGTAATTATTAGAAGATCACGTCTGTGGGAACCGAATGAACGGGGCCAATTATAATCAGCATATTTTTATATGAGCAAATGACTCTGGCTTTGTTTTCAGCCTCGCTCAAATAAGGCAGAGAAGTTCGACTACGTAAGTTGTGCGCAATCAATTCTCTCCCCCGTGTTCAGTCCATGAAATCGAAAACATGCCATAATTATCTCAGTGGTCAAGGATCTCATGATCTCCAGATTTAgacctttgttttcctcaggTAATGGAGTTTGTGAAAAAGATGACTGGACAGGAATACGTGGGATTCAACAATGCCACGTGAGTGTATTTACAAATATATTTAGAGCATTGTGCCTGCGTGTGGCTGTTCGGCGTGCCTGTTCGGAGAACCGCCTGTCCACTGCCGCCGCTGCATTATTGATGGCGCAGTATTgacctcctctgctcctccgtcTCAGGTTTCAGTCAGAAAAAGAAACCGGCGACAGAAATTTTGCCATCGGATACTACATGAAAGAGAAGAAGGTCAGCGACAGAACGTCTTCGCTGTGTTCGAAATGTGGAATGTGGTTTTCCTTAGATTTGCAGCGGTTCAACATGCCGCCTGTTTATGCAATAACACACACGTTTATGTTCTGTGTGTTTACGGAACACGTGATGcaaggtagtttttttttcctttccactgttgaatgatttgtgatttgttttttgttcttttgtttacTGAACTCATAGACCTTCCAATTTTGTCCAAACACTTATtggtgtttaatttttttttttttttttctcccccagtgttttcctccaggagTGGAGATGATCGATGCCCTCGACTTCTACTTTCAGGTGAACAGCTTTTGCTTCATTACACAGTCTCAGCCAGCTCTTTGTTGGTATTGTCTCAAAAAATCGTTTTAGTGACAAACCGACCTTTCTTTACCCAGCTGTGCTCTATCGAGGTGACCTGTGAGTCCGGGAGCATCATGGCCGCCACCTTGGCCAACGGAGGGATCTGCCCAATCACAGGCGAGCGTGTCCTCAGTGCCGAGGCGGTGCGAAACACCTTGAGCCTCATGCACTCCTGCGGCATGTACGATTTCT encodes:
- the gls2b gene encoding glutaminase 2b, which produces MHCLRALRVCGSAQLVVKSTDAAKKALHMQPACCLGTKSTTEYQRRPPDHSHLKMHTQPKCPSSGVENMLFYTITEGKEQVPISHFTAALRKTGLHPSDPRLKDCMEKIRRAMRLSVGEVMMDKDLFHRCVGGNIFLMMKAFKKKFIIPEFEEFTRKINEIYQTVSKESDGKVADYIPQLAKFSPELWGVSLCTVDGQRHAVGDTKQPFCLQSCVKPLQYAIAVHESGTDEVHRYVGMEPSGLKFNMLSLDDEDKPHNPMVNAGAIVISSLIKPRSNKAEKFDYVMEFVKKMTGQEYVGFNNATFQSEKETGDRNFAIGYYMKEKKCFPPGVEMIDALDFYFQLCSIEVTCESGSIMAATLANGGICPITGERVLSAEAVRNTLSLMHSCGMYDFSGQMAFHVGLPAKSGVSGAILLVIPNVMGVMCWSPPLDRVGNSVRGIHFCQELVSHFNFHNYDNLRHFVKKQDPRRQDGDDSIKSVFKLMFAAYSGDVSALRRFALSSMDMDQKDYDSRTALHIAAAEGHIDVVKFLTEICKVDPFAEDRWGNLAVDDALQFGHDQVVKMLKDYQQECRQRDEQDKEAEHPQKLDTVEGMA